A segment of the Streptomyces diastaticus subsp. diastaticus genome:
ACTGCTGGCGGTCGGGACACGCAAGGGGCTCTTCCTGGGCCGGCGCCGCGCGGGCGCCTGGGAGTTCGAGGGCGCGCACTTCACCGGCGAGGCGGTGTACGCGGTGGGGCTGGACACCCGCGGCCCGGTGCCGCGCGTCCTGGTGGGCGCGGACAGCGCGCACTGGGGCCCCTCGGTCCTCCGCTCCGACGACCTGGGCGCGAGCTGGCAGGAGCCCGCCTCCCTCACGGTGCGGTTCCCCGAAGGGACGGGAGCCTCGCTGGAGCGCCTCTGGCAGCTCCAGCCGGCCGGTCCGGAGGCGCCGGGCGTGGTGTACGCGGGTGCGGAACCCGCCGCGCTCTTCGCCTCCCGGGACGGCGGCGACACGTTCGCACTGGTCCGCTCCCTCTGGGAGCATCCGACGCGATCCCGCTGGCAGCCGGGGGGCGGCGGCGAAGGGCTGCACACGGTGGTGACGGACCCCCGGGACGCGGACGCGCTGACGGTCGCGGTCTCGGCCGCCGGAGTGTTCCGCAGCCGGGACGGAGGTGCGAGCTGGGCCCCTTCCAACAGGGGCATCTCCGCGGACTTCCTCCCGGGCCCCGACCCGGAGTTCGGCCAGTGCGTGCACAAGATCGCCCGGGACGCGGCCGACCCGGACCGCCTCTACCTCCAGAACCACTGGGGGGTCTACCGCAGCGACGACGCGGGCGCCCACTGGTCGGACATCGGCGGGGCCCTCCCCTCGGACTTCGGATTCACCGTGCTCGCCCACCCCTCCCGCGCGGACACCGCCTACGTCTTCCCGATCGCCGCGGACAGCGACCGCGTCCCGGCCGGGCACCGGTGCCGCCTCTTCCGCACCACGGACGGCGGCGCGCACTGGGAGCCCCTGTCCCGCGGCCTCCCCACGGAGGACCACTACGGCACCGTGCTGCGCGACGCCCTGTGCACCGACGGCGCCGACCCCGCGGGGATGTACTTCGGCAACCGCAACGGCGAGCTGTACGCCAGCGCCGACGAGGGCGAGAGCTGGCGGCAGTTGGCCGCCCACCTGCCCGACGTGCTGTGCGTACGGGCGGCGGTGGCGGGGTGAGTCCGCTTTAGGACCCCAGGTACCGCAGCACCGCGAGCACACCGTGTCGGTGAGTTCGGTGGGGAAGAGCCTCCAGTCGGTCTTCGACAAGCTGGAGCTGACGCCGACCTCCGGCACAGCCGGTGAGGGCCTCGCGGGGGCCGAGGCTGTCCGGGGCGGTGGGGTGGACGCGCCAGGCCACTTCACGGAGTTCCGTGAGGAGTTCCCGAGCCTCCCGGTGCGCCTGCTCGGTCATGTGGTCCGTCCGGGTGCCTCCTGGCTCGTGGGGAGGCGGCGCCCGCCCGGTGCCGCGCCGCACCGGGAGGGCCGGAGGTGCGGCGCGACGGCGGTGGGCGGTTCACCGTCGGGCCGGGTGAGGTGTTCCGTGATGTCCCGGGCCCGGGGCGGAGGCGGTACACCCCCGCGTTCCGTCTACGGCAGCCGCCAGTCGACCGGTGCGGCGCCCTGCTGCGCGAGGAAGTCGTTGGTGCGGCTGAAGGGGCGGGAGCCGAAGAAGCCGCGGTCGGCGGAGCGCGGCGACGGGTGGACCGACTCGATGACCGGGTAGTGGCTCAGGAAGCGGCGCAGGCCGCGGGCGTCCGAGCCCCAGAGGATCGACACCAGAGGTCTGCCGCGCCCGGCCAGAGCGCGGATGGCCTGCTCGGTGACCTCTTCCCAGCCCTTGCCGCGGTGCGAGCCGGGCGAG
Coding sequences within it:
- a CDS encoding WD40/YVTN/BNR-like repeat-containing protein, translating into MSEVLLAVGTRKGLFLGRRRAGAWEFEGAHFTGEAVYAVGLDTRGPVPRVLVGADSAHWGPSVLRSDDLGASWQEPASLTVRFPEGTGASLERLWQLQPAGPEAPGVVYAGAEPAALFASRDGGDTFALVRSLWEHPTRSRWQPGGGGEGLHTVVTDPRDADALTVAVSAAGVFRSRDGGASWAPSNRGISADFLPGPDPEFGQCVHKIARDAADPDRLYLQNHWGVYRSDDAGAHWSDIGGALPSDFGFTVLAHPSRADTAYVFPIAADSDRVPAGHRCRLFRTTDGGAHWEPLSRGLPTEDHYGTVLRDALCTDGADPAGMYFGNRNGELYASADEGESWRQLAAHLPDVLCVRAAVAG